In a single window of the Bacillus clarus genome:
- a CDS encoding DUF421 domain-containing protein, with protein sequence MSHLPEWTLVILRSVFILIMLFAITKWLGKRQISQLSFFEYIAGMTIGDIAAQVSTGLDQKFFHGVFAILIFAAVPFFTGILSLKNKTARDFFEGKSTVLIKDGKVLEDNLKKEKYTSDELLELLRGKSAFNIADVEFAVLEPSGELNVLLKKDRQPLTAKDIGLKVPNEKETHTVIMDGNVLDEPLSASGHNRAWLHSELEKLGVVIENVFLGQVDSYGQLTIDIYNDKLQMPSPQNKPLLLASLKKCNADLELFSLETKSKAASEMYSKNAKQIENILNKVSYLLKE encoded by the coding sequence ATGTCTCACCTACCTGAATGGACACTTGTCATTCTCCGTTCTGTATTTATATTAATAATGTTATTCGCTATCACAAAATGGTTAGGAAAAAGACAAATTTCTCAACTTTCCTTTTTTGAATATATAGCGGGGATGACAATTGGTGATATTGCTGCTCAAGTATCTACAGGGCTAGATCAAAAGTTTTTCCATGGTGTCTTTGCGATACTTATTTTCGCTGCAGTACCTTTTTTCACAGGTATTCTTTCCTTAAAGAACAAAACAGCTAGAGATTTTTTTGAAGGGAAGTCCACCGTTTTAATAAAGGACGGTAAAGTACTTGAAGATAATTTAAAAAAAGAAAAATATACAAGCGACGAATTACTCGAGCTTCTCAGAGGAAAAAGTGCATTCAACATAGCTGATGTGGAATTTGCTGTATTAGAACCGAGCGGGGAGTTAAATGTATTATTGAAGAAAGATCGCCAGCCGCTTACAGCGAAGGATATAGGGTTAAAAGTACCAAATGAAAAAGAAACACATACAGTCATTATGGACGGTAATGTACTAGACGAACCACTTTCAGCGAGTGGACATAACCGTGCTTGGTTGCACTCTGAATTAGAAAAACTTGGTGTTGTCATTGAAAATGTCTTTCTCGGTCAAGTTGATTCATACGGACAACTTACCATTGACATCTATAATGATAAACTCCAAATGCCTTCCCCACAAAATAAACCTTTATTATTAGCATCCTTAAAAAAATGCAATGCGGATCTTGAATTATTCTCTTTAGAAACGAAATCAAAAGCAGCTAGTGAAATGTATAGTAAAAATGCAAAACAAATCGAAAACATTTTAAATAAAGTATCTTATCTTTTAAAAGAATAG
- the clpP gene encoding ATP-dependent Clp endopeptidase proteolytic subunit ClpP, which translates to MNLIPTVIEQTNRGERAYDIYSRLLKDRIIMLGSAIDDNVANSIVSQLLFLESQDPEKDIHIYINSPGGSITAGMAIYDTMQFIKPQVSTICIGMAASMGAFLLAAGEKGKRFALPNSEVMIHQPLGGAQGQATEIEIAAKRILFLREKLNQILADRTGQPLEVLQRDTDRDNFMTAEKALEYGLIDKIFTNR; encoded by the coding sequence ATGAATTTAATTCCTACAGTAATTGAACAAACAAATCGTGGAGAACGCGCTTACGATATTTACTCTCGACTATTAAAAGACCGCATCATTATGCTTGGTAGCGCAATTGATGACAACGTAGCAAACTCAATCGTTTCCCAGCTTTTATTCTTAGAATCTCAGGATCCAGAAAAAGATATTCACATTTACATCAACAGCCCTGGTGGTTCTATTACAGCGGGTATGGCAATTTACGATACAATGCAGTTTATTAAACCACAAGTATCAACAATTTGTATCGGTATGGCAGCATCTATGGGTGCATTCTTACTTGCAGCGGGGGAAAAAGGAAAACGTTTCGCACTTCCAAACAGTGAAGTTATGATTCACCAACCACTTGGTGGGGCACAAGGTCAAGCGACTGAAATCGAAATCGCTGCAAAACGTATCCTATTCTTACGTGAAAAACTAAACCAAATTCTTGCTGATCGCACAGGTCAACCACTAGAAGTTCTACAACGCGACACAGACCGCGACAACTTCATGACAGCAGAAAAAGCACTAGAATACGGCTTAATCGATAAAATTTTTACAAACCGTTAA
- a CDS encoding HPr family phosphocarrier protein, whose protein sequence is MVQKLVKVSLKNGLQARPAALFVQEANRFHSDIFIEKDGKTVNAKSIMGIMSLAIGSGSMITITTEGSDAEEALEALAAYVQ, encoded by the coding sequence GTGGTTCAAAAATTGGTTAAAGTTTCATTAAAAAACGGCTTACAAGCACGTCCGGCTGCGTTGTTTGTACAAGAGGCAAATCGTTTTCATTCTGACATTTTCATCGAGAAAGATGGAAAGACAGTTAATGCAAAGAGCATAATGGGGATTATGAGCTTAGCAATTGGATCTGGTAGCATGATAACAATTACAACAGAGGGATCAGATGCAGAAGAAGCTCTAGAAGCGTTAGCTGCATATGTACAGTAA